A window of Silurus meridionalis isolate SWU-2019-XX chromosome 28, ASM1480568v1, whole genome shotgun sequence contains these coding sequences:
- the dctn1a gene encoding dynactin subunit 1a isoform X2, translating to MSADGGKPVKVGSLVEVIGKGQRGTVAYVGATLFASGKWVGVILDEPKGKNDGTVQGKAYFTCKENHGIFVRQSQIQLIEDGGSSATSPDTPESGIARVPRKEVAETPGRGSKQTPTTKKAVVRRSTKTGRPSATVSDLSGSVLVENEPATPSQSALGAPMMPQPSRATSETPSSTAVSISSKEEEALRAQVKDLEEKLETLRLKRTEDKAKLKELEKHKIQLEQLQEWKIKIQEQQNELQKQLKEAKKEAREAQESKDRYMEEMADTADAIEMATLDKEMAEERVESLQQEVESLKEKVEELTMDLEILKHEIEEKGSDGAASSYQVKQLEEQNARLKEALVRMRDLSSSEKQEHVKLQKQMEKKNSELETLRVQKENLQEEMKQAEATIYELKEQVDAALGAEEMVETLTERNLDLEEKVRELRETVTDLEAINEMNDELQENARETELELREQLDLAGARVREANKRVEAAQETVADYQQTINKYRELTTHLQEVNRELTNQQSATAEQLQHPPTELFDFKIKFAETKAYAKAIEMELRKMEVQQANRQVSLLTSFMPDSFLRHGGDHDCILVLLLIPRLICKAELISKQAQEKFDLNENITARSGLRGSAGEQLSFASGLVYSLTMLQATLHKYEQALNQCSVDVFQRMGTLHSEMSVHERSLDYLIELLHKDQLDETVQVDPLTKAIKYYQQLYSIHLADQTEDCTVQLADHIKFIQSALDCMGAELGRLRSFLQPGQEGAEFALLLKDLDTSCGDIRQFCKKIRRRMPGTDAPGIPAALSYTVQVGEALAEIRKQLGCVVAVLQETAAAGAQLISTLSEQEGLGAHTLEDRVFKAVEQIYGSLDQNPRECLRQSCSAVIATMNKMATAMQEGEYDSEKPPRVPPPVEVRSAALRAEITDAEGLGLKLEDRDTVIKELKKSLKIKGEELSEANVRLSLLEKKLDTSTKDADERVEKIQTKLDETNAVLKKKEKEFEETMDALQADIDQLEAEKAELKQRLNNQSRLTIEGLRGTPASGIASIVTGGTTGGVSTGIPSVSGSVQVVDSPLLKQQMDVQRLAIKHLKNENYRLKAEKMKSQLASLPPLKVPNMAGVMKDGLLSDGVSGTLYRKTDLLMSNLLKMSAGVKVVDITGKTPVSASAQLLEQTARLQSLSDALDKLKNEVSEHVVNQQVGARVRSDFATFPSLTFVKAEGEKKCGTVLVGKVMIPCIRGKEQAHSLVLTQPQLQQVHHLLMT from the exons ATGAGTGCAGATGGAGGGAAGCCAGTGAAGGTGGGCTCTCTGGTTGAGGTGATCGGTAAAGGGCAGCGTGGCACTGTAGCATATGTCGGTGCAACACTCTTCGCCTCAGGGAAATGGGTCGGAGTCATCCTAGACGAGCCAAAGGGCAAAAACGATGGTACTGTGCAGGGAAAGGCCTACTTCACCTGCAAGGAGAATCATGGGATATTCGTCCGCCAGTCACAG ATCCAGCTGATTGAAGATGGAGGAAGCTCGGCTACTTCACCAGACACACCTGAGTCAGGCATCGCCAGAGTGCCTCGCAAAG AAGTTGCAGAAACACCCGGAAGAGGATCCAAACAg ACTCCAACTACAAAGAAG GCCGTTGTGCGCCGTAGTACCAAG acTGGTCGTCCCTCTGCCACTGTCTCAGATCTCTCTGGATCAGTCTTGGTGGAGAATGAACCTGCCACTCCTTCCCAGAGTGCACTCGGGGCTCCCATGATGCCACAGCCTAGCAGGGCTACTAGTGAGACCCCCAGCAGCACTGCTGTCTCTATTTCCAGCAAA GAGGAGGAGGCTCTGCGTGCTCAGGTGAAGGATCTCGAGGAGAAGTTGGAGACTCTGCGTTTGAAGCGGACGGAGGACAAAGCGAAGCTGAAGGAACTCGAGAAGCACAAGATCCAGCTGGAGCAGCTGCAGGAGTGGAAAATTAAAATACAGGAGCAGCAGAACGAGCTGCAGAAACAACTAAAAGAAGCCAAGaag GAAGCGCGTGAGGCTCAGGAATCTAAAGACCGCTACATGGAAGAGATGGCAGACACGGCAGACGCTATCGAGATGGCCACTCTGGATAAAGAAATGGCAGAGGAACGGGTCGAGTCTCTGCAGCAAGAAGTGGAGAGTCTGAAAGAGAAAGTGGAAGAGTTAACCATGGACCTGGAGATCCTTAAACATGAGATTGAAGAGAAAG gTTCAGACGGCGCAGCTTCCAGTTATCAGGTgaaacagctggaggagcaGAACGCACGACTTAAAGAGGCACTGGTCAG GATGCGTGACCTGTCATCATCCGAGAAGCAGGAGCACGTGAAGTTGCAGAAGCAGATGGAGAAAAAGAACTCTGAGCTGGAGACTCTGAGAGTGCAGAAGGAGAATCTACAAGAAGAGATGAAGCAGGCCGAGGCCACCATCTATGAACTCAAAGAGCAG GTGGATGCTGCACTGGGAGCAGAAGAGATGGTGGAAACTTTGACTGAGAGAAATCTAGATCtggaggagaaagtgagagagctGAGAGAGACAGTCACCGATTTG GAAGCAATCAATGAGATGAACGATGAGCTGCAGGAAAATGCGCGAGAGACCGAGCTGGAACTGCGCGAGCAGCTGGATCTGGCAGGAGCTCGAGTCCGAGAGGCCAACAAGAGAGTGGAAGCAGCCCAGGAGACTGTGGCTGATTATCAACAGACTATCAACAAATACAGGGAGCTTACCACTCACCTTCAG GAAGTTAATAGAGAGTTGACCAATCAGCAGAGTGCCACAGCTGAGCAGCTCCAGCATCCTCCTACCGAGCTCTTCGACTTCAAAATCAAATTTGCGGAGACCAAAGCTTACGCCAAA GCTATTGAAATGGAGTTACGTAAGATGGAGGTGCAGCAGGCCAACAGGCAAGTGTCACTGCTCACATCGTTCATGCCTGACTCTTTCCTGAGGCACGGAGGAGATCACGACTGCATCCTCGTGTTGCTACTCATCCCCAGGCTCATCTGTAAG GCAGAGCTGATCAGTAAACAGGCCCAGGAGAAGTTTGATCTAAATGAGAACATTACAGCGCGCAGTGGGCTACGTGGATCAGCAGGAGAGCAGCTGAGTTTTGCCTCAGGACTTGTGTATTCCCTCACAATGCTACAGGCCACACTGCACAAATATGAGCA GGCACTAAACCAGTGCAGTGTGGACGTGTTTCAGCGAATGGGAACCCTGCACTCTGAGATGAGTGTGCACGAGCGTTCTCTTGACTACCTCATTGAGCTACTGCATAAAGATCAGCTAGATGAAACTGTGCAAGTGGACCCTCTCACCAAGGCCATTAAATACTATCAG CAACTGTACAGTATTCACCTGGCTGACCAGACTGAAGACTGCACTGTGCAGCTGGCAGATCACATTAAG TTTATCCAGAGTGCTCTTGACTGTATGGGGGCAGAGCTGGGGCGCCTGCGTTCCTTCCTGCAACCTGGGCAAGAAGGTGCAGAGTTTGCATTATTGCTAAAGGACCTGGATACTTCCTGTGGAGACATTCGTCAGTTCTGTAAGAAAATACGCAGGAGGATGCCTGGAACTGATGCACCTGGGATACCTGCTGCACTCTCATAcactgtgcag GTGGGTGAAGCCCTGGCGGAAATCAGGAAGCAGCTGGGTTGTGTAGTTGCTGTGCTTCAGGAGACCGCAGCAGCAGGAGCTCAACTCATCTCTACCCTCTCAGAACAGGAGGGGCTCGGTGCACACACACTCGAGGATAGAGTCTTTAAAGCAGTAGAACAG ATTTATGGTTCTCTTGACCAGAATCCCCGCGAGTGCCTGCGCCAGTCATGCAGCGCTGTCATAGCAACCATGAACAAGATGGCTACTGCCATGCAAGAGGGAGAGTATGATTCTGAGAAACCGCCACGTGTG cctCCCCCTGTAGAGGTGCGTTCTGCTGCTCTGAGAGCCGAGATCACAGATGCAGAAGGACTCGGCCTCAAACTGGAGGACAGAGATACAGTAATCAAGGAGCTTAAGAAGTCCCTTAAGATCAAG GGAGAGGAGTTAAGTGAGGCTAATGTGCGCCTGAGTTTGCTGGAGAAGAAGTTGGACACGTCTACTAAAGATGCAGACGAACGAGTTGAGAAGATTCAGACCAAACTGGATGAGACGAACGCTGTGctgaagaaaaaggagaa AGAGTTTGAGGAGACCATGGATGCACTGCAGGCTGATATTGACCAGCTAGAAGCAGAGAAGGCAGAGCTTAAACAGAGGCTCAACAACCAATCACGGTTGACCATTGAAGGGCTGCGTGGAACACCAGCTTCTGGCATCGCCTCTATTGTCACGGGAGGCACTACAG GAGGCGTCAGCACTGGTATACCAAGTGTATCAGGTAGTGTGCAAGTGGTGGATTCTCCTCTTCTGAAGCAGCAAATGGATGTTCAGAGGCTTGCGATCAAACACCTAAAGAATGAAAACTACAGACTGAAG GCAGAGAAGATGAAGTCCCAGCTGGCGTCCCTTCCTCCTCTGAAGGTGCCCAACATGGCCGGAGTGATGAAGGATGGTTTGCTGAGTGACGGCGTTTCCGGAACGCTGTACCGGAAAACAGACCTACTGATGAGCAACCTGCTGAAGATGAGTGCTGGCGTCAAAGTGGTTGACATCACAGGAAAAACAcctg TAAGTGCCAGTGCTCAGCTGTTAGAACAGACGGCTAGACTCCAGTCTCTGAGTGACGCCTTGGACAAACTAAAG AATGAAGTATCCGAACATGTAGTAAACCAACAAGTGGGCGCTCGAGTTCGCTCCGACTTTGCCACGTTCCCTTCATTGACTTTTGTCAAG GCGGAGGGGGAGAAGAAGTGTGGTACCGTTCTGGTGGGTAAAGTGATGATCCCGTGCATTCGCGGTAAAGAACAAGCCCACTCTCTCGTCCTGACGCAGCCACAGCTTCAGCAAGTGCACCACCTCCTAATGACCTAA
- the dctn1a gene encoding dynactin subunit 1a isoform X3, whose product MSADGGKPVKVGSLVEVIGKGQRGTVAYVGATLFASGKWVGVILDEPKGKNDGTVQGKAYFTCKENHGIFVRQSQIQLIEDGGSSATSPDTPESGIARVPRKEVAETPGRGSKQTGRPSATVSDLSGSVLVENEPATPSQSALGAPMMPQPSRATSETPSSTAVSISSKEEEALRAQVKDLEEKLETLRLKRTEDKAKLKELEKHKIQLEQLQEWKIKIQEQQNELQKQLKEAKKEAREAQESKDRYMEEMADTADAIEMATLDKEMAEERVESLQQEVESLKEKVEELTMDLEILKHEIEEKGSDGAASSYQVKQLEEQNARLKEALVRMRDLSSSEKQEHVKLQKQMEKKNSELETLRVQKENLQEEMKQAEATIYELKEQVDAALGAEEMVETLTERNLDLEEKVRELRETVTDLEAINEMNDELQENARETELELREQLDLAGARVREANKRVEAAQETVADYQQTINKYRELTTHLQEVNRELTNQQSATAEQLQHPPTELFDFKIKFAETKAYAKAIEMELRKMEVQQANRQVSLLTSFMPDSFLRHGGDHDCILVLLLIPRLICKAELISKQAQEKFDLNENITARSGLRGSAGEQLSFASGLVYSLTMLQATLHKYEQALNQCSVDVFQRMGTLHSEMSVHERSLDYLIELLHKDQLDETVQVDPLTKAIKYYQQLYSIHLADQTEDCTVQLADHIKFIQSALDCMGAELGRLRSFLQPGQEGAEFALLLKDLDTSCGDIRQFCKKIRRRMPGTDAPGIPAALSYTVQVGEALAEIRKQLGCVVAVLQETAAAGAQLISTLSEQEGLGAHTLEDRVFKAVEQIYGSLDQNPRECLRQSCSAVIATMNKMATAMQEGEYDSEKPPRVPPPVEVRSAALRAEITDAEGLGLKLEDRDTVIKELKKSLKIKGEELSEANVRLSLLEKKLDTSTKDADERVEKIQTKLDETNAVLKKKEKEFEETMDALQADIDQLEAEKAELKQRLNNQSRLTIEGLRGTPASGIASIVTGGTTGGVSTGIPSVSGSVQVVDSPLLKQQMDVQRLAIKHLKNENYRLKAEKMKSQLASLPPLKVPNMAGVMKDGLLSDGVSGTLYRKTDLLMSNLLKMSAGVKVVDITGKTPVSASAQLLEQTARLQSLSDALDKLKNEVSEHVVNQQVGARVRSDFATFPSLTFVKAEGEKKCGTVLVGKVMIPCIRGKEQAHSLVLTQPQLQQVHHLLMT is encoded by the exons ATGAGTGCAGATGGAGGGAAGCCAGTGAAGGTGGGCTCTCTGGTTGAGGTGATCGGTAAAGGGCAGCGTGGCACTGTAGCATATGTCGGTGCAACACTCTTCGCCTCAGGGAAATGGGTCGGAGTCATCCTAGACGAGCCAAAGGGCAAAAACGATGGTACTGTGCAGGGAAAGGCCTACTTCACCTGCAAGGAGAATCATGGGATATTCGTCCGCCAGTCACAG ATCCAGCTGATTGAAGATGGAGGAAGCTCGGCTACTTCACCAGACACACCTGAGTCAGGCATCGCCAGAGTGCCTCGCAAAG AAGTTGCAGAAACACCCGGAAGAGGATCCAAACAg acTGGTCGTCCCTCTGCCACTGTCTCAGATCTCTCTGGATCAGTCTTGGTGGAGAATGAACCTGCCACTCCTTCCCAGAGTGCACTCGGGGCTCCCATGATGCCACAGCCTAGCAGGGCTACTAGTGAGACCCCCAGCAGCACTGCTGTCTCTATTTCCAGCAAA GAGGAGGAGGCTCTGCGTGCTCAGGTGAAGGATCTCGAGGAGAAGTTGGAGACTCTGCGTTTGAAGCGGACGGAGGACAAAGCGAAGCTGAAGGAACTCGAGAAGCACAAGATCCAGCTGGAGCAGCTGCAGGAGTGGAAAATTAAAATACAGGAGCAGCAGAACGAGCTGCAGAAACAACTAAAAGAAGCCAAGaag GAAGCGCGTGAGGCTCAGGAATCTAAAGACCGCTACATGGAAGAGATGGCAGACACGGCAGACGCTATCGAGATGGCCACTCTGGATAAAGAAATGGCAGAGGAACGGGTCGAGTCTCTGCAGCAAGAAGTGGAGAGTCTGAAAGAGAAAGTGGAAGAGTTAACCATGGACCTGGAGATCCTTAAACATGAGATTGAAGAGAAAG gTTCAGACGGCGCAGCTTCCAGTTATCAGGTgaaacagctggaggagcaGAACGCACGACTTAAAGAGGCACTGGTCAG GATGCGTGACCTGTCATCATCCGAGAAGCAGGAGCACGTGAAGTTGCAGAAGCAGATGGAGAAAAAGAACTCTGAGCTGGAGACTCTGAGAGTGCAGAAGGAGAATCTACAAGAAGAGATGAAGCAGGCCGAGGCCACCATCTATGAACTCAAAGAGCAG GTGGATGCTGCACTGGGAGCAGAAGAGATGGTGGAAACTTTGACTGAGAGAAATCTAGATCtggaggagaaagtgagagagctGAGAGAGACAGTCACCGATTTG GAAGCAATCAATGAGATGAACGATGAGCTGCAGGAAAATGCGCGAGAGACCGAGCTGGAACTGCGCGAGCAGCTGGATCTGGCAGGAGCTCGAGTCCGAGAGGCCAACAAGAGAGTGGAAGCAGCCCAGGAGACTGTGGCTGATTATCAACAGACTATCAACAAATACAGGGAGCTTACCACTCACCTTCAG GAAGTTAATAGAGAGTTGACCAATCAGCAGAGTGCCACAGCTGAGCAGCTCCAGCATCCTCCTACCGAGCTCTTCGACTTCAAAATCAAATTTGCGGAGACCAAAGCTTACGCCAAA GCTATTGAAATGGAGTTACGTAAGATGGAGGTGCAGCAGGCCAACAGGCAAGTGTCACTGCTCACATCGTTCATGCCTGACTCTTTCCTGAGGCACGGAGGAGATCACGACTGCATCCTCGTGTTGCTACTCATCCCCAGGCTCATCTGTAAG GCAGAGCTGATCAGTAAACAGGCCCAGGAGAAGTTTGATCTAAATGAGAACATTACAGCGCGCAGTGGGCTACGTGGATCAGCAGGAGAGCAGCTGAGTTTTGCCTCAGGACTTGTGTATTCCCTCACAATGCTACAGGCCACACTGCACAAATATGAGCA GGCACTAAACCAGTGCAGTGTGGACGTGTTTCAGCGAATGGGAACCCTGCACTCTGAGATGAGTGTGCACGAGCGTTCTCTTGACTACCTCATTGAGCTACTGCATAAAGATCAGCTAGATGAAACTGTGCAAGTGGACCCTCTCACCAAGGCCATTAAATACTATCAG CAACTGTACAGTATTCACCTGGCTGACCAGACTGAAGACTGCACTGTGCAGCTGGCAGATCACATTAAG TTTATCCAGAGTGCTCTTGACTGTATGGGGGCAGAGCTGGGGCGCCTGCGTTCCTTCCTGCAACCTGGGCAAGAAGGTGCAGAGTTTGCATTATTGCTAAAGGACCTGGATACTTCCTGTGGAGACATTCGTCAGTTCTGTAAGAAAATACGCAGGAGGATGCCTGGAACTGATGCACCTGGGATACCTGCTGCACTCTCATAcactgtgcag GTGGGTGAAGCCCTGGCGGAAATCAGGAAGCAGCTGGGTTGTGTAGTTGCTGTGCTTCAGGAGACCGCAGCAGCAGGAGCTCAACTCATCTCTACCCTCTCAGAACAGGAGGGGCTCGGTGCACACACACTCGAGGATAGAGTCTTTAAAGCAGTAGAACAG ATTTATGGTTCTCTTGACCAGAATCCCCGCGAGTGCCTGCGCCAGTCATGCAGCGCTGTCATAGCAACCATGAACAAGATGGCTACTGCCATGCAAGAGGGAGAGTATGATTCTGAGAAACCGCCACGTGTG cctCCCCCTGTAGAGGTGCGTTCTGCTGCTCTGAGAGCCGAGATCACAGATGCAGAAGGACTCGGCCTCAAACTGGAGGACAGAGATACAGTAATCAAGGAGCTTAAGAAGTCCCTTAAGATCAAG GGAGAGGAGTTAAGTGAGGCTAATGTGCGCCTGAGTTTGCTGGAGAAGAAGTTGGACACGTCTACTAAAGATGCAGACGAACGAGTTGAGAAGATTCAGACCAAACTGGATGAGACGAACGCTGTGctgaagaaaaaggagaa AGAGTTTGAGGAGACCATGGATGCACTGCAGGCTGATATTGACCAGCTAGAAGCAGAGAAGGCAGAGCTTAAACAGAGGCTCAACAACCAATCACGGTTGACCATTGAAGGGCTGCGTGGAACACCAGCTTCTGGCATCGCCTCTATTGTCACGGGAGGCACTACAG GAGGCGTCAGCACTGGTATACCAAGTGTATCAGGTAGTGTGCAAGTGGTGGATTCTCCTCTTCTGAAGCAGCAAATGGATGTTCAGAGGCTTGCGATCAAACACCTAAAGAATGAAAACTACAGACTGAAG GCAGAGAAGATGAAGTCCCAGCTGGCGTCCCTTCCTCCTCTGAAGGTGCCCAACATGGCCGGAGTGATGAAGGATGGTTTGCTGAGTGACGGCGTTTCCGGAACGCTGTACCGGAAAACAGACCTACTGATGAGCAACCTGCTGAAGATGAGTGCTGGCGTCAAAGTGGTTGACATCACAGGAAAAACAcctg TAAGTGCCAGTGCTCAGCTGTTAGAACAGACGGCTAGACTCCAGTCTCTGAGTGACGCCTTGGACAAACTAAAG AATGAAGTATCCGAACATGTAGTAAACCAACAAGTGGGCGCTCGAGTTCGCTCCGACTTTGCCACGTTCCCTTCATTGACTTTTGTCAAG GCGGAGGGGGAGAAGAAGTGTGGTACCGTTCTGGTGGGTAAAGTGATGATCCCGTGCATTCGCGGTAAAGAACAAGCCCACTCTCTCGTCCTGACGCAGCCACAGCTTCAGCAAGTGCACCACCTCCTAATGACCTAA